AAAGACACCACACGTCAGATGCAGCTGGAAAACGCAGTTGGTGACAAAGTGTTTGGCACGTTCGCAGAGAACTTGAGCTTCCTACTGGAATGTCTCAAGTCTGGAGACAAGACTCGATCAAAACCTGTAATTTTTATCCTGGATGAGTTCGACCTGTTTTGCGCCCACCGAAACCAGACTCTGCTCTATAATTTGTTCGACGTAGCGCAATCGGCACAGGTGAGAATCACACAAGGCAAAAATTGATAGTTATTTATACCCCTCATTgtcctttattttttccagTCCCCGATATGCGTGCTCGGACTCACCTGCAGGCTTGACGTTATCGAGCTTTTGGAGAAGCGTGTAAAGTCCAGGTTCTCACACAGAcagatatttctttttccggGCGATACATCTGGCTCAGATCAACCCACCTCTGCTTTTGACGATCGCCTCAAGTTGTTCCAGCACCTCCTTAGCCTGCCTGACGACGAAAATGTAAACGAGACCGATCAGCAGTATGAggattgtaaaataaatccgCAGTTCGGCGCCAGATGGAACGAGTACATAAAAAGTCTGACCGAAAACATAACTATGGTCAATTTTTTGAAGAGAATGTACCAGCTGGACGTCAGCGAGAGGAGTTTCAGAAACTTTTTGGCCCTTGTTATATCGTCGCTGTCCGAGAAACATCCGAAATTAGAAGTGAACGATTTCGTCGAGGCTAACAAGTTCTTCAATCAGGACGACAAGGTTCTCACCCTTCAAGGGTTGTCTGTTCTAGAATTGTGCCTGGTGAGAATTTCACCTTCGAACAAAAGAACGCGCGTCTGTTCGCATCTCCCGATTTTATCCACCTCTCTTTGCAGATTATCGCCATGAAACATCAGACCGAAATATACGACGACGAGccgttgaatttcgaaatggTTTTGAACAGATACGTTAAGTTCGCCAATCAGAATTCGTCCATTCAAACAGTCCAGCGACCTGTGATCATGAAGGCTTTTGAACACATCAAGGTGAGCATCAATGTACCAATTATATTCCCATTATTGATAACGGATAATTGAAATTGCAGAATTTGGAGCTGATTCAGCCAGTTGGAGGGCCGAACACCCGAGTTGAGAAAGAGCATCAGCTCTATAAGTTTTCACTCGGCTGGCAGCAGATAGCCGATGCCGTTAAAAATTATCCCGAGCTTCCAACTGAAGTTTCCCAATGGGCGGTTAGCAGTTTACAATAGAAAATCCGTGCATCTAACTCACTTTAACGAAACGCGTTAAAGCTGCGCAGTTCTTCGACAATAGgattgttgttttgttttattttacattttttacatcCTCGTATTTAACGACGTTCCCGTTACCAGTATTCATAGGGTTTTACGTACAACCCCTATTATTGTATTCGATaggtaaaaatgaaacgtaCGTAGAGTTTCTAgttctataaatatattcaattacGTTGGTTATCATACTTTAAAATGGTAGAATAATTGTGTAgccaatattttattattattaggtaGTACTACTGTAAAGTCTAGGCGAAAGAATGAATCGCGCGATTAACAGATCTCGTCTCTTGATTATCTGATTGTATTATTTATCTCTTACGTACATGTATTTTACAAGTTAAAggctttaatttatttatttacactatttatttgtatttcg
The genomic region above belongs to Diprion similis isolate iyDipSimi1 chromosome 8, iyDipSimi1.1, whole genome shotgun sequence and contains:
- the LOC124410000 gene encoding origin recognition complex subunit 4, with the protein product MSKKQNMAIDFHDNMILLTRKYLKRKIMCPETKFRHHVKERVHILDLLKRTVENGESNSALLIGPRGCGKTTLVNSVLKELSSLKSFKDEALVVNLHGLVHTDDRLALKDTTRQMQLENAVGDKVFGTFAENLSFLLECLKSGDKTRSKPVIFILDEFDLFCAHRNQTLLYNLFDVAQSAQSPICVLGLTCRLDVIELLEKRVKSRFSHRQIFLFPGDTSGSDQPTSAFDDRLKLFQHLLSLPDDENVNETDQQYEDCKINPQFGARWNEYIKSLTENITMVNFLKRMYQLDVSERSFRNFLALVISSLSEKHPKLEVNDFVEANKFFNQDDKVLTLQGLSVLELCLIIAMKHQTEIYDDEPLNFEMVLNRYVKFANQNSSIQTVQRPVIMKAFEHIKNLELIQPVGGPNTRVEKEHQLYKFSLGWQQIADAVKNYPELPTEVSQWAVSSLQ